GTGGATCCCTCTTATGGTGGACCGACAATTTTCCGGGTGCGGGACGGCCTGTTTGCGATGATGGCCAACCACGAATATGGAACACTTTCGATCGATGCTGCTCACGTTACCGACGCAACCCTGCAGGCGCGTCGAGAAGTACACAAGCTGGTTAACAGTCTCAAGAAGTTGGGGGATCCCTGGACAAACCTTGAGATTATCGCGACGGCAGAACAGATCGGAACGCGCGAAGGACGTCGCATTCTGGGACGTTACTATGTTTCGAGTGAAGATCTGAAAAACGGTGCCCGCTTTGATGACGCAATCTGTCATGTCCGATTTGGGATCGACGTGCATTCCACCAACCCGGGTAAAACTAAGGCGATTGAAAAGAAACCATTCAAATCAAAACCCTACGACATTCCGTTACGGGCTCTGATCGCCCGGGATGTCAACGGCCTGATGATGGCTGGACGCTGCATCAGCGGTGACTTTATCGCGCACAGCAGTTACCGGGTCACCGGGAATGCGGTCGCGATGGGAGAAGCAGCCGGAGTCGCTTCAGCAGTGGCGGCGACTTCAGACAAAATGCCTCACGAGGTCCCCTTCTCTGCCGTTTCCAAACAGCTGGCACAGATCCGCGGGGAAGATCAGCAGCAGGTAAAAAGCTAGTAGCTAAGCGAGCTTTCGTAGAGTACCTGAGTCTGTCAACGAAGTAGAGCAAAGCGGCTGAAGGGAATCGAACCCTCGTCACCAGCTTGGGAAGCTGGGGTAATACCATTATACGACAGCCGCGAATTCAAGATTATGACAGACTAAACGGGAGTGAGGTTCGGGTCAAGCATCCGGATGATTGAGGCTCCGGTATTCCTGAATTTCCCAGCCACAGGTTCCGAAAACAGGGCTTTTGACGGCGGCCTGCATTCAGCCTCTGTTACAACGGAGAGTCCAGCAGATTCTCCAGTCCCCGGGTTGGGTTCTGGTAATCAATTTCCACGGCACTGTGCATCCCCTGCAGGATAATCTTCCGTAAACGCGGGTCGATCTGCATCTGCAAAATCGTATCCTTGAGGATGTTATCTTTGAAGCCAATGGTCTTGCCTGTCCGAGCGTCAAGAATTTCGAACAGGAAGGAATAACTCCGGGTCCGGGATTCCGTACGGATCTTGCTCATGAAGATCAGGAAAGGCAACTCATACTGAGAAGTATCGATCCACGAGCGTTTAGGCAGATTGCGGTTCCAGAGGATATTGCCGGACTGCTTGTCGATACTCAGTAGATCATTATCGATGTGCACGACATTCAGGAATGAGTCACTGATGAAGAAATCATTCTGCGGTGTGCGACGACGCGGCGTGGTGTAAGAGAAATTGAAGTAATAGCGTCCGTGGTCGGAAAACCCGATGAACTTGTTGAGGTTTTTGAGATATTCATCAGGGATCTCAGTCTCGATCATGGTCTCGCCTGTTTCCACATTCAGAACTCGCAGCCGGTTCGGAGGCAGCAGAATCGCCAGCTCGGTATCGGAGATCTGAGTAGAGAAACCGGAGTTGTCCACCGGCTCATCGAGAAGCAGTCGATCAGTCAACGGATCCCAGAGGCGGACTCGCTTTTCGGTCGTGGAAGTCGTTTCATAAAACAGCTTGCGACCAAATACGTGTCGAATGCGGCTGTTGAGCTCAAGTTCTCCCTGGCGAATCCGTTCTCCGGTGATGGCGCTGTAAACATCGTAATTCGTTCGGTTGATACTGAAAGCGACGATCGCTTCCTGATCTCCGACAAGCCCCTTGCTGGAATCACTGAGGAAGCCGGATTTGGAAGGAATGTTCTTCCGTTCCCAGAGCACTTTTCCATTCGCAGGATTCAGACCGAACAGACGGTTGCCCCACTGAAAGACACAGACGCGAGGTCCGGAGGGACCGACATAAAACAGCGATTGTGAGTTATTCAGATCATCGAATTCGGTAGTCCAGAGGGGCTCTGAAACATCATCTTCCAGCTGTAGCAGTGAAACACCATGAATTTTATGACTACTTCCCAGGGGAATAAAATGACCCACACGCGTATTTCGCGAATGATAGGGATAGGAAATCCGGTCAGAGACTTTTACCTGGCCGATCGATTGACCGGCGTGCCGATTAACCACGGTCAGCAGGGATCCCTGTTTCAATAACAACTGTGAGATCTCTGGTGGCGGCAGAAACTTTCGTTCATAGTTTCTGTAGGTAGCCGCGATTTGCGGCGCGGGGGCAGCGACGTCACTTTGACGAATATTAACCCGGGTTACGTTATCTCTCGAAGGTTGCATGGCCTGATAGATCGACCAGGCAGCAGACCCTCGGTCATAACGCGCGACATATTCTGCTCCGGTCTGTCCATTCTCCAGCGGGATGTTCGCATACTTTTCATTGAGCTCTTTCAGGAGTCCCGCCGCCTCATGAGGCAGACCAACTGCTTCCCAAAGCTCAAGCAACTGCCGGGCCGCTTCCGCGGCAACATGGGGATTCGCATCGGCATGGTTCTGCATCAGTAGAAATTCCGCCTGTTGAATCTGTCCGGACTGCATCATTTTTTGGGCCAGTGTACTCCGTACTGCTACTGCCTGTGACCAGCTGCCGTAGGTGTCGAGAAAAGCCTGCAGTTCTGAGATGTTTGCTCCCTGTAAAGCTGTCTGTTGATCTTCGACAATAATGGAGTTCAGTGTTGCCTGGTCATTCTGATCTGCCTTGTCTGCGATCCGCTGCATCAGCCCCGCGATCAGGCTTTGTACGGTGACCAGATGATGTGTGTCTCCCGCCATGGCCAGTGGCTGATTGACCTCAATTTTTTTGAAGTCCTCAGCGACCTGCATCAGTCCATGGTAATCCTCCTGTTCCAGCAGATACTTCGACTTACGAGACAGGAAGCGTCCCCGTTCCAGAGGTGTCTGGGCCAGCGACTCCAGCTTGCCCAGGAGTTCCGCTTCACTCTGACCACCACGATTGAGTTCCGCATAGAGCAGTTCCCGCAACAGGGCCGTGGAACGATTCTGGATGTCTGGGACTGCCTGGTTGGATAGAAGAGACTCCAGGCGATGCTGGGCGCCGGTCAGGTTCCCCAGAGCGAGTTCGAGTTCGGCTTTGAGCAGTTGGTCGATCTGTTTCTGTTGAGGAGATAGCGACTGCTGATTGTCAGGCAGGCTGGCCAGCATCGCTTCGGCCTGGGGGAACGCATCAATCTGCCAGAGACCCAGTGAAATAATCCGCCCACGATGGGCGATGATATTTCCGGGAGCCCAGTCATACTGTTTCTGCTCCGAAGGAGATGGCTCCCCATTTCGCTTGACGACCTCATATGCATAGGCTGCGCCCTCTTGCAGGTCCTGTTTAAACTCGTGGTTCAAGATACTTGAAATCTGATTCGTATTGCTGAGGGAGAAGCCCGATTCCTTTCCGGTCGGAACATGGATTTTGAGCACATGCCCTGCTCTGGTCGGCAGCAGGTAGTTCTCCTGAGAAAGAAAACCGATGCCGGAAACTGGTCCTACCTGCAGATGCCAGAGCTCTCGACCATCCTCGATATGCCGACCGCGGCAGTAGTCAGCCCCGAGCACCAGCACAGTCTCATCGACTACGGCAGCGATCAGTTCGCCATCCTCGCGATTGACTTCTTCCCACAGGGGGAGTCCTGTTTGCAGGTCAATACAGTGAATGTAGGGGGAGCCACTGGGAAGGTAGAAGACACGGTTGCCGGAGATCACCGGGGCGCTTGTGAGTCCGGGGTGTCCGAAACTCACCGGGCGATAATAGCGTTTCTGAGCGATCCGTCGGGAGTTATCCCCTTCACCGTAATAATAGCTCCAGAGCAGGTCGCCGTTTGTAGCATCCAACGCGACTACGGTATCGATCTGTGTTGTACAGACAATGATCCCCTCGCTAGAGGCCAGCGGTGCCTGTTGCCATGAACGTTCACGATCTGAATAAATCGGCTGATCGACGTAAGCCAGCCCCTGTTTCCAGAAAATCGAGCCGTCG
The genomic region above belongs to Gimesia chilikensis and contains:
- a CDS encoding outer membrane protein assembly factor BamB family protein, giving the protein MKRINPPFSGRSPLKSVTARLLSAVALLLIGPCTYLLSQDEPARQLLLAFLDPPEQAVPEQSEPDPDAISEDREALIHRIYRNRSLRTQFERAEQKFNEREFTEGALQLEKLLDHQEDYFFWPDDAKHPFNFRKRTRELLSTANPRDLADYERISGPQANGMLEEARESDDLRLFEQVALRFYPLRAGFEAIDYLGTRHLEQGNFEFASRYWDLLLESRIHQSRMKPVHFLKAAVAYQQSDQPKKVTRILSRKSKAEVTLGGVTYRLPQAMERLALNLQNSPRRPADRGWLISQGNSQRNQSVESSVPYFKANWSQPIARTEKYRALEYLINWERKQQRENQSTAVANVPIAVDNLIIYRDFKGVRAVDIDSGETAWLFQSAGSLNQLIDQVDERTPGHAAYSQNLSLEKFYACNSIYGTLSSNGQAVFAVDYIPDQLPPVERNLGLRRNTTHFPLVSQKGNRLVALPVKRKPTAADGLTAIRAPSEDPQPETTFPVKPLWSISGYYFLGAPLPVGNYLYAIAEHNSQLSVLCINPHDGSIFWKQGLAYVDQPIYSDRERSWQQAPLASSEGIIVCTTQIDTVVALDATNGDLLWSYYYGEGDNSRRIAQKRYYRPVSFGHPGLTSAPVISGNRVFYLPSGSPYIHCIDLQTGLPLWEEVNREDGELIAAVVDETVLVLGADYCRGRHIEDGRELWHLQVGPVSGIGFLSQENYLLPTRAGHVLKIHVPTGKESGFSLSNTNQISSILNHEFKQDLQEGAAYAYEVVKRNGEPSPSEQKQYDWAPGNIIAHRGRIISLGLWQIDAFPQAEAMLASLPDNQQSLSPQQKQIDQLLKAELELALGNLTGAQHRLESLLSNQAVPDIQNRSTALLRELLYAELNRGGQSEAELLGKLESLAQTPLERGRFLSRKSKYLLEQEDYHGLMQVAEDFKKIEVNQPLAMAGDTHHLVTVQSLIAGLMQRIADKADQNDQATLNSIIVEDQQTALQGANISELQAFLDTYGSWSQAVAVRSTLAQKMMQSGQIQQAEFLLMQNHADANPHVAAEAARQLLELWEAVGLPHEAAGLLKELNEKYANIPLENGQTGAEYVARYDRGSAAWSIYQAMQPSRDNVTRVNIRQSDVAAPAPQIAATYRNYERKFLPPPEISQLLLKQGSLLTVVNRHAGQSIGQVKVSDRISYPYHSRNTRVGHFIPLGSSHKIHGVSLLQLEDDVSEPLWTTEFDDLNNSQSLFYVGPSGPRVCVFQWGNRLFGLNPANGKVLWERKNIPSKSGFLSDSSKGLVGDQEAIVAFSINRTNYDVYSAITGERIRQGELELNSRIRHVFGRKLFYETTSTTEKRVRLWDPLTDRLLLDEPVDNSGFSTQISDTELAILLPPNRLRVLNVETGETMIETEIPDEYLKNLNKFIGFSDHGRYYFNFSYTTPRRRTPQNDFFISDSFLNVVHIDNDLLSIDKQSGNILWNRNLPKRSWIDTSQYELPFLIFMSKIRTESRTRSYSFLFEILDARTGKTIGFKDNILKDTILQMQIDPRLRKIILQGMHSAVEIDYQNPTRGLENLLDSPL